One Paraglaciecola mesophila genomic region harbors:
- the lpxB gene encoding lipid-A-disaccharide synthase, producing the protein MSEKNIRVGIVAGETSGDILAAGLISKIKQQYPNATFEGIAGPRMQAQGCTTIFDMEELSVMGLVEVLSRIRRLLFVRKSLYQHFIANPPDIFIGVDAPDFNLRLELPLKKAGIKTVHYVSPTVWAWREKRVFSIAKATDLVLSLFPFEKQVYDKHNIPCQFVGHTMADSIALAPDKEVARKALKVRSDERVLALLPGSRHSEVSLLLDIFMQSAELLAKHVSDLSVLIPVVNKERKRQVEDYMREHTVNINYRVVIGHAREVMTASDAVLLASGTATLEAMLCKRPMVVAYRMSWLTHQMMKRLYIAKYFALPNILADEELVPELLQEDVNPQNIAEKLLHYFTQSEEDKTALVARFTQLHEVLKRDADAQAARAVLALIEPNQESN; encoded by the coding sequence ATGAGCGAAAAAAACATTAGAGTAGGAATTGTCGCCGGTGAAACATCTGGCGATATATTAGCCGCTGGTTTAATCAGTAAGATCAAACAGCAATATCCCAATGCAACGTTTGAGGGGATAGCTGGACCCCGCATGCAAGCTCAAGGTTGCACAACCATTTTCGATATGGAAGAGCTGTCTGTTATGGGGCTTGTCGAAGTGTTGTCTCGTATACGCAGATTACTGTTTGTACGTAAAAGTTTATACCAGCACTTTATCGCTAACCCCCCAGATATATTTATCGGTGTTGACGCCCCAGATTTTAATTTACGCCTAGAACTTCCTCTTAAAAAAGCCGGCATTAAAACCGTACACTATGTTAGTCCAACAGTTTGGGCATGGCGCGAAAAGCGAGTGTTCAGTATTGCTAAAGCAACGGATCTCGTATTGAGTTTGTTTCCCTTTGAGAAGCAGGTTTATGACAAACACAACATTCCTTGTCAGTTTGTCGGCCATACTATGGCTGACAGCATTGCGTTAGCCCCTGACAAAGAGGTTGCTCGCAAGGCTCTAAAAGTACGCTCAGACGAGCGCGTGCTCGCGTTACTGCCCGGTAGTCGTCATAGTGAAGTTAGCTTGCTGCTAGATATATTCATGCAAAGTGCAGAACTGCTAGCCAAACACGTGAGTGATTTATCAGTGCTCATTCCGGTGGTGAATAAAGAGCGAAAACGCCAAGTCGAAGACTATATGCGAGAACACACGGTGAACATTAATTATCGTGTGGTCATTGGGCATGCCCGAGAGGTGATGACAGCCTCAGATGCAGTATTATTGGCATCAGGAACCGCCACATTAGAAGCAATGTTATGTAAGCGCCCTATGGTGGTTGCTTATCGCATGAGCTGGTTAACGCATCAGATGATGAAGCGCTTATACATTGCTAAATACTTCGCATTACCCAATATTCTTGCTGACGAAGAGTTAGTACCAGAACTACTTCAAGAAGACGTCAACCCGCAAAATATTGCTGAAAAATTACTACATTATTTTACCCAGAGTGAAGAAGATAAAACCGCACTTGTTGCACGCTTTACTCAGCTTCATGAGGTCCTCAAGCGGGACGCAGATGCCCAAGCGGCTAGAGCTGTCTTGGCACTGATTGAACCTAATCAAGAGAGTAACTAG
- a CDS encoding OmpH family outer membrane protein, which yields MKTFTKSLVAGALISAAAFSSAALAEQKIGAVNVQGIFQSMPQAATIQQDLAAEFKDQTEEVSRLEKDIKYYIEKNQRDAATMSSKEKTELEGKINALREEYAAKAQPLQQEVQGRLKEEQNKLLGFIKQSIDVVAAKEKYDVILNANAVAFINPEDDISKKVLEQVSKVK from the coding sequence TTGAAAACATTTACGAAAAGTCTTGTAGCAGGGGCGTTAATTAGCGCAGCAGCATTCAGTAGTGCAGCTTTGGCAGAACAGAAAATTGGTGCAGTTAACGTGCAAGGTATTTTCCAATCTATGCCCCAAGCTGCCACAATTCAGCAGGACTTAGCAGCGGAGTTTAAAGACCAAACTGAAGAAGTAAGTCGCTTAGAAAAAGACATCAAATATTACATTGAGAAAAATCAACGTGATGCTGCGACTATGAGCAGCAAAGAGAAAACTGAACTTGAAGGCAAAATTAATGCTCTTCGTGAAGAGTACGCGGCCAAAGCGCAGCCTCTTCAACAAGAAGTGCAAGGCCGTTTGAAAGAAGAGCAAAATAAATTGCTAGGTTTCATTAAGCAGTCAATTGATGTTGTTGCAGCAAAAGAAAAGTATGACGTTATTTTAAACGCTAATGCTGTTGCATTTATTAACCCAGAAGACGATATCTCTAAGAAAGTATTAGAGCAGGTTAGTAAAGTTAAGTAA
- the dnaE gene encoding DNA polymerase III subunit alpha, translating into MSDCKFVHLRVHSDYSMLDGLNKVKPLISHVKSLNMPAVALTDQMNMCGLVKFYEQAHANGIKPIIGTDFWVQSSALEDHIFRLTLLAANNKGYKNITLLISKAYLRGSVQDKAVIDQQWLAEHSEGVIILSGGRMGDLGVYLTKGNVGLAEKATAFYQQHFPDRFYLELTRTARAGEEDYIHRAVEWAGQHDLPVVATNEVCFISPDNFEAHEIRVAIHDGYTLNDPRRPKLYSEQQYMRSSEEMCELFADIPQAIENTVEIAKRCNVSVLLGTYFLPDFPTGDMSIADFLVKVSEEGLEKRLAFLFPNEEERLAKRPEYDERLKVELVVINQMGFPGYFLIVMEFIQWSKDNGIPVGPGRGSGAGSLVAYALGITDLDPLEFDLLFERFLNPERVSMPDFDVDFCMDRRDEVIDHVAEMYGRDAVSQIITFGTMAAKAVVRDVGRVLGHPYGFVDRISKLIPPTPGMTLTKAFEEEPRLPELYAYDEEVKDLIDMARILEGVTRNAGKHAGGVVIAPDKITDFAPLYCDDEGKNPVTQFDKNDVETAGLVKFDFLGLRTLTIIQWAIDMISSGKGIDIDILAIPMDDKKSFKLLQRAETTAVFQLESRGMKDLIKRLRPDSFEDIIALVALFRPGPLQSGMVDNFIDRKHGREAISYPDATYQHECLKEILEPTYGIILYQEQVMQIAQEMSGYSLGGADLLRRAMGKKKPEEMAKQRESFETGAKNNNIDPELAIKIFDLVEKFAGYGFNKSHSAAYALVSYQTLWLKTHYPAEFMAAVMSADMDNTDKIVTLVDECQRMGITLLPPDVNAGSYKFTVDSEGRIVYGIGAIKGVGEGPIAAIIEARENHEKFSDLFDFCAKVDTKRINKRVLEKLVYAGALDNLGPHRASIMATLPEAIAAADQHAKAESHGQSDMFGLLTTEPEQVEQAFVKVPPWPEKVWLDGEKDTLGLYLTGHPINQYLQEIKHYCTGRLIDLKPTNKDVVSYAVGLVLGVRVMTNKRGRRWGIVTLDDKSARIDVRFFPDLFEQYEEILQSDRILVVSGQVSFDEFSGGNTIGARDAMDIVQAREKNAKWLSMQFDSSWCNASTLAKLQAILTPYQGGSCPVQAHVVHPDAEVTLALGAQWYVTPEDQLLFELQQQFGKEHVELVFH; encoded by the coding sequence ATGTCTGATTGTAAATTTGTACACTTAAGAGTTCACAGTGATTACTCCATGCTGGATGGTTTGAACAAAGTTAAACCACTCATTTCTCATGTAAAATCACTCAACATGCCCGCCGTTGCGCTGACTGACCAGATGAATATGTGTGGCTTGGTGAAGTTTTACGAGCAAGCCCATGCAAATGGCATCAAACCTATTATAGGAACCGATTTTTGGGTGCAATCGTCAGCGCTTGAAGATCATATTTTTCGCCTAACGCTGTTGGCGGCCAATAACAAAGGCTATAAAAATATTACCTTGCTCATTTCCAAAGCCTATTTACGCGGAAGTGTGCAAGATAAGGCAGTGATTGACCAACAATGGCTAGCCGAACACAGTGAAGGTGTGATTATTCTCTCTGGTGGTCGCATGGGCGATCTGGGGGTTTACCTAACCAAAGGTAATGTGGGGCTAGCCGAAAAAGCCACTGCATTTTACCAACAGCATTTTCCTGACCGTTTCTATTTGGAGTTAACACGTACAGCACGCGCCGGTGAAGAAGATTACATTCACCGAGCTGTTGAGTGGGCAGGGCAGCACGACTTACCTGTTGTCGCTACAAACGAAGTGTGCTTTATCTCTCCTGATAACTTTGAGGCCCATGAAATTCGTGTCGCGATCCACGATGGTTACACACTGAACGATCCTCGGCGGCCCAAGTTATACAGTGAACAACAATATATGCGCAGCAGCGAAGAAATGTGCGAGTTGTTTGCCGACATACCTCAGGCGATTGAAAACACCGTCGAAATTGCTAAGCGATGCAATGTATCTGTGTTACTGGGCACTTACTTTTTGCCGGATTTCCCTACTGGGGATATGTCGATTGCCGATTTTCTAGTTAAGGTCTCAGAAGAGGGACTGGAAAAGCGCTTGGCCTTTTTGTTTCCAAATGAAGAAGAACGACTCGCCAAACGCCCTGAATACGACGAGCGTTTAAAAGTAGAGTTGGTGGTTATCAACCAAATGGGCTTTCCTGGTTACTTCTTGATCGTGATGGAATTTATTCAATGGAGTAAAGATAACGGTATTCCTGTTGGCCCTGGCCGAGGATCAGGTGCGGGTTCATTGGTTGCCTATGCCTTGGGGATCACCGACTTGGATCCTCTCGAATTCGATTTGCTATTCGAACGATTTTTGAACCCAGAACGGGTTTCAATGCCGGATTTTGACGTCGATTTCTGTATGGACAGACGCGACGAAGTCATCGATCATGTTGCCGAAATGTACGGCCGTGATGCGGTATCGCAAATTATTACCTTTGGTACTATGGCTGCAAAAGCCGTTGTGCGCGATGTAGGGCGTGTGTTAGGTCATCCTTATGGCTTTGTTGATCGCATCTCTAAGCTTATTCCACCTACGCCAGGGATGACATTAACCAAAGCGTTTGAAGAAGAGCCTCGTCTCCCTGAGCTTTACGCCTATGACGAAGAAGTGAAAGATCTGATCGACATGGCGCGCATTCTTGAAGGGGTAACCCGTAACGCAGGTAAACACGCCGGTGGTGTGGTGATTGCCCCAGATAAAATTACCGACTTCGCTCCGCTTTATTGTGATGATGAGGGTAAAAACCCGGTTACTCAATTTGATAAAAATGATGTTGAAACCGCTGGTTTAGTTAAATTCGATTTCTTGGGCTTGCGCACGCTGACGATTATTCAGTGGGCTATTGATATGATTTCCAGTGGTAAGGGAATTGATATTGATATATTAGCGATTCCAATGGATGACAAAAAGTCGTTTAAGTTACTGCAACGCGCAGAAACTACAGCGGTATTCCAATTGGAATCTCGCGGTATGAAGGATTTGATCAAGCGACTTCGCCCGGATAGTTTCGAAGATATCATTGCATTGGTGGCGCTGTTTAGACCTGGCCCTTTGCAATCAGGCATGGTTGATAACTTTATTGACCGTAAACATGGTCGAGAAGCCATTTCCTATCCAGATGCGACTTACCAACATGAATGCTTGAAAGAAATTCTTGAACCTACTTACGGTATTATTTTGTACCAAGAGCAGGTCATGCAAATTGCGCAGGAAATGTCTGGTTACAGCCTAGGCGGCGCGGATTTGCTGCGCCGAGCTATGGGTAAAAAGAAACCCGAAGAGATGGCAAAGCAGCGTGAATCGTTTGAGACAGGCGCGAAAAATAACAACATTGATCCAGAGTTGGCGATTAAGATATTCGACTTGGTAGAAAAATTCGCTGGCTATGGTTTTAACAAATCACACTCAGCAGCCTATGCATTGGTGTCTTATCAAACGTTATGGTTAAAAACCCATTATCCCGCTGAATTTATGGCTGCGGTTATGTCTGCGGATATGGATAACACAGACAAAATCGTCACCTTGGTCGATGAATGTCAGCGTATGGGCATTACCTTGTTGCCACCTGATGTAAACGCTGGTAGCTACAAATTTACAGTGGATAGCGAAGGGCGCATCGTATATGGCATAGGGGCGATTAAAGGGGTGGGTGAAGGCCCGATTGCCGCGATCATTGAAGCGCGGGAAAATCACGAAAAATTCTCTGACTTGTTCGATTTTTGTGCCAAAGTCGATACCAAACGTATAAATAAACGTGTGCTCGAAAAGCTCGTTTACGCTGGGGCATTAGATAACCTTGGCCCTCATCGCGCATCAATTATGGCGACCTTGCCCGAAGCCATCGCGGCGGCTGATCAGCACGCTAAAGCTGAGTCTCATGGGCAAAGTGATATGTTTGGTTTATTAACCACTGAGCCTGAGCAAGTAGAGCAAGCCTTCGTTAAAGTGCCACCTTGGCCAGAGAAAGTATGGCTTGACGGTGAAAAAGACACGTTAGGCCTTTATTTGACTGGCCATCCAATTAATCAGTATCTGCAAGAGATTAAACACTACTGTACTGGTCGCTTGATTGATCTTAAACCGACTAACAAAGACGTAGTGTCCTACGCGGTAGGGTTAGTACTCGGCGTACGCGTCATGACTAATAAAAGAGGGCGGCGCTGGGGGATTGTCACATTAGATGATAAAAGTGCTAGGATAGATGTACGTTTTTTCCCCGATCTGTTTGAACAATACGAGGAAATACTGCAATCTGACCGAATATTGGTGGTAAGTGGACAGGTCAGCTTTGATGAATTTTCTGGGGGCAATACAATAGGCGCCCGCGATGCCATGGACATAGTTCAGGCGAGGGAAAAGAACGCAAAATGGTTAAGCATGCAGTTTGATTCTAGCTGGTGTAATGCATCAACACTCGCTAAACTGCAAGCAATATTAACGCCTTATCAAGGTGGCAGCTGTCCGGTACAAGCCCATGTTGTACATCCGGATGCTGAAGTGACATTGGCTTTAGGTGCGCAGTGGTATGTTACCCCTGAGGATCAGTTACTTTTTGAATTACAGCAGCAGTTCGGTAAAGAGCATGTTGAACTGGTGTTTCATTGA
- the rnhB gene encoding ribonuclease HII produces MTQLIAGVDEVGRGPLVGDVVTAAVILDPAKPIVGLADSKKISEKKRLALFDLIMQNALCVSLGRASPQEIDELNILHATMLAMTRAVQGLATQPTFVRVDGNRCPQWDYACEAVVKGDSLYAEISAASIIAKVTRDAEMSALHAKYPEYGFGQHKGYPTKAHLEKLAEFGPLPEYRMSFKPVQLSLVQRGGQLAGN; encoded by the coding sequence ATGACTCAGTTAATAGCAGGTGTCGATGAAGTCGGCCGCGGCCCTTTGGTGGGAGATGTGGTGACGGCAGCGGTTATTCTCGACCCAGCTAAACCGATCGTTGGGCTAGCCGATTCGAAAAAAATATCCGAGAAGAAACGTTTAGCCTTGTTTGATCTCATTATGCAAAATGCGCTCTGTGTGAGCCTAGGTAGAGCGTCCCCACAAGAAATCGACGAGTTGAATATCTTACACGCCACTATGCTCGCTATGACAAGAGCAGTACAGGGGTTAGCAACTCAACCTACCTTTGTGCGGGTTGATGGTAATCGCTGTCCACAGTGGGACTACGCATGTGAAGCTGTGGTTAAAGGAGATAGCTTATATGCTGAAATATCGGCCGCCTCGATTATCGCCAAAGTCACCAGAGACGCAGAGATGAGTGCCTTGCATGCGAAGTACCCTGAATACGGGTTTGGCCAACATAAAGGCTACCCAACCAAAGCACACCTTGAAAAACTAGCTGAATTTGGCCCTTTACCTGAGTATCGAATGAGTTTTAAACCCGTGCAATTATCGTTAGTGCAACGCGGTGGACAGTTGGCAGGAAACTAA
- the fabZ gene encoding 3-hydroxyacyl-ACP dehydratase FabZ, with product MVNNINQLGIEEILELLPHRYPFLLLDRVTDYTLGESITAYKNITFNEPCFTGHFPGKPIFPGVLILEALAQAAGVLGFKTAGNSDDLYLYAGIDKARFKQPVVPGDRLDMNVRLIKERRGIWKFHGIGSVDGKDVCEAEFMCAMRKL from the coding sequence TTGGTTAATAATATCAATCAGCTTGGAATTGAAGAGATTCTTGAGCTTTTACCCCACCGTTACCCATTTTTATTACTTGATCGCGTTACTGACTACACTTTAGGTGAATCGATCACAGCCTATAAAAATATCACCTTCAATGAGCCGTGTTTTACGGGGCATTTTCCGGGTAAACCTATTTTCCCAGGGGTATTAATTTTAGAAGCGTTAGCACAAGCAGCTGGCGTTTTAGGGTTTAAAACAGCAGGAAACAGCGACGACTTATACTTGTATGCTGGTATCGACAAAGCGCGCTTTAAGCAACCTGTTGTCCCTGGTGACCGTTTAGATATGAATGTGCGCCTAATCAAAGAGCGCCGTGGTATCTGGAAATTTCATGGGATTGGCAGCGTAGACGGCAAAGACGTTTGTGAGGCCGAATTCATGTGTGCAATGCGGAAATTATAA
- the lpxA gene encoding acyl-ACP--UDP-N-acetylglucosamine O-acyltransferase has translation MIHSTAIIHPSAVIAEDVKIGPYCLIDDNVEIGAGTVLESHVVVKGHTVIGKNNRFFQFGSIGEDCQDKKYAGEPTRLVVGDNNVFRESVTVHRGTTQDKGLTQIGSNNLFMAYAHVAHDCIVGNNSILANNATLAGHVHIGDHVILGGMTAFHQFCHIGSHSFVAGGAIVLRDVPPYVMIGGDKSSPHGINSEGLKRRGFDKDVIMQLRRAYKVLYRNGHRADEAVELLNEMAVTTPEVKLMADFVATSSRGIVR, from the coding sequence GTGATACATTCTACAGCTATTATTCATCCATCGGCGGTAATCGCCGAGGATGTAAAAATTGGTCCTTACTGCCTTATCGACGATAATGTTGAGATTGGCGCAGGAACTGTGCTTGAATCTCATGTGGTGGTTAAAGGCCATACTGTCATTGGGAAAAACAATCGGTTTTTCCAATTTGGCTCAATCGGTGAAGATTGCCAAGACAAGAAGTATGCGGGGGAGCCCACCCGTCTTGTCGTAGGCGATAACAACGTTTTTCGCGAGTCTGTGACCGTTCATCGTGGTACGACCCAAGACAAAGGTTTAACCCAAATCGGCTCGAATAACTTGTTTATGGCCTATGCCCATGTTGCCCATGATTGCATCGTAGGTAACAACAGTATTTTAGCAAATAATGCCACATTAGCTGGCCACGTACACATTGGCGATCATGTGATTTTAGGCGGTATGACTGCATTTCATCAATTTTGTCATATCGGTTCACATAGCTTTGTGGCAGGTGGTGCAATTGTACTTCGTGATGTACCGCCATACGTCATGATTGGTGGGGATAAAAGCTCACCTCATGGCATTAATAGTGAAGGTCTGAAACGTCGTGGTTTTGATAAAGACGTAATCATGCAGTTACGTCGTGCATATAAAGTGTTATACCGTAACGGCCATCGCGCTGACGAAGCAGTAGAGTTACTAAATGAAATGGCAGTAACCACGCCTGAAGTTAAACTGATGGCGGACTTTGTGGCGACCTCTTCACGAGGTATTGTGCGCTAA
- the bamA gene encoding outer membrane protein assembly factor BamA, giving the protein MKFKQLVAAGLMLSVAGMAKSAQESEFVVSDIKIEGLQRVALGAALTYLPVKVGDEMNSFRIAQAIRSLYASTHFESIEVLRDGDVLVVKVKERPTISNIILEGNDDIKDEQLQESLDGSNIRLGEPLDKTVLTSIENGLKDFYYSIGKYNADVSAIITPLPRNRVDLKLLFEEGDAAKIEQINIVGNTIFDDATLFEQMELKFDAPWWDFLSETRYQKQTLTGDMETVTSYYKDRGYLKFDIDSTQVSMTPEKSGIYVTLNINEGEQYKVSEVELVGELLGHEEYLKLVLPITPGELYNQAEVTYTEEFISKYFGRFGYAYPSVTTIPDINEEDKTVKLTLSVDPGKRIYVRRINFEGNIGTADEVLRQSVTQMEGAWLSNATLESSKNALSRLTYMESVDFETVRLPGEDDKVDVNFSVKEQASGSFNAGIGYGDRTKLSLQAGIQQDNFLGTGKRIALNLSTTSYQKSAQVSYTDPYFTIDGISLGGSVGYSEFDGESAGFIQYNSKQYSVGANVGYPIDEFNRINFGLTYSNVELFQSTSYEQTTRFYNQFVDENNPDDSIKYDSFLASVAWIRSTLNRGVFPTAGSSQRASFSITTPNSDVNYFKTEVDTKFYFPLSRNQRWSFLARLKLGYGNGYGTANGVDQILPFNQNFGAGGNDSLRGFENNTVGPRGVQLTPSAIRDIDGNIIYGSPENDTVTISSRSLGGNAMILGGVELIVPTPFVEADFDNSVRTSLFIDVGNVWDTEFRYDRYKDLTLNQQFNNDPLEDYSDYKLYRASGGLSVQWLSPMGPMVFSFSKAIESREGDDTKFFSFNIGQTF; this is encoded by the coding sequence ATGAAGTTTAAACAGTTAGTTGCTGCAGGATTGATGTTATCCGTTGCCGGTATGGCAAAGTCGGCCCAAGAAAGTGAATTTGTCGTCTCTGATATTAAAATTGAAGGTCTCCAACGTGTGGCCCTCGGAGCGGCATTAACCTACTTGCCGGTCAAAGTCGGCGACGAAATGAACAGCTTCCGTATTGCACAAGCCATTCGCTCCCTTTATGCATCGACACACTTCGAGAGTATTGAAGTATTGCGCGATGGTGATGTGTTGGTGGTGAAAGTAAAAGAGCGTCCAACCATTAGTAACATTATTCTTGAAGGCAATGACGACATCAAAGATGAGCAGCTTCAAGAAAGTTTAGACGGCAGTAATATTCGCTTGGGTGAACCACTGGATAAAACCGTGTTGACCTCTATCGAAAATGGCCTAAAAGATTTCTACTACAGTATCGGTAAATATAATGCTGATGTGAGTGCTATCATCACACCATTGCCGAGAAACCGTGTTGATCTAAAACTGCTTTTTGAAGAGGGCGACGCTGCTAAAATTGAACAAATCAACATCGTCGGTAATACCATTTTCGATGACGCTACCCTATTTGAGCAAATGGAATTAAAGTTCGATGCGCCTTGGTGGGATTTCTTGTCAGAAACACGGTATCAGAAACAAACGTTAACCGGCGATATGGAAACGGTCACCAGCTATTATAAAGACCGCGGATATTTAAAATTCGATATTGATTCCACTCAGGTTTCAATGACTCCCGAAAAGTCAGGTATTTACGTCACCTTAAATATCAATGAAGGTGAGCAGTATAAAGTCTCCGAAGTAGAATTAGTGGGCGAGCTATTAGGTCATGAAGAGTACCTAAAATTGGTTTTGCCGATTACACCTGGTGAGTTATATAACCAAGCAGAAGTGACCTACACAGAAGAGTTTATAAGCAAGTATTTTGGTCGATTTGGCTATGCTTACCCTAGCGTCACTACAATTCCTGATATTAACGAAGAAGACAAAACCGTTAAGTTAACCTTGTCGGTTGACCCAGGTAAGCGTATTTATGTAAGACGCATTAATTTCGAAGGGAATATTGGTACCGCTGATGAAGTGTTACGTCAGTCTGTTACCCAGATGGAAGGGGCGTGGTTATCAAATGCAACGCTTGAATCTTCTAAGAATGCGCTTTCTCGTTTGACTTATATGGAATCAGTTGATTTCGAAACAGTCCGTTTACCTGGTGAAGACGACAAAGTAGACGTTAATTTCAGTGTTAAAGAACAAGCCTCGGGCTCGTTTAATGCCGGTATCGGGTATGGTGATAGAACCAAATTGAGCCTGCAAGCGGGTATTCAGCAAGATAACTTTCTCGGGACAGGTAAGCGAATCGCACTTAATTTAAGTACCACCTCGTATCAAAAAAGTGCCCAAGTTTCCTATACCGACCCTTACTTCACTATTGATGGTATTAGCTTAGGTGGCTCAGTTGGCTACAGTGAGTTTGATGGTGAAAGCGCAGGTTTCATTCAATATAACTCTAAGCAGTATTCCGTGGGGGCTAACGTAGGTTACCCAATTGATGAGTTTAATCGCATCAACTTTGGTTTAACTTATAGTAATGTAGAGTTGTTCCAAAGTACGTCTTATGAGCAAACAACGCGCTTTTATAATCAGTTTGTTGATGAAAACAACCCTGATGACTCTATCAAATATGATAGTTTCTTAGCGTCAGTTGCTTGGATACGTTCTACGTTGAACCGTGGTGTCTTTCCGACTGCTGGTTCATCGCAACGCGCGTCTTTTAGTATCACAACGCCAAACTCGGATGTGAACTATTTCAAAACTGAAGTTGATACTAAATTTTATTTTCCGTTATCACGTAATCAACGCTGGTCGTTCTTGGCTCGCTTGAAGTTAGGTTATGGTAACGGTTATGGTACTGCCAATGGAGTGGACCAGATCTTACCGTTTAACCAAAACTTCGGTGCAGGTGGTAATGATTCATTACGAGGTTTTGAAAATAATACAGTCGGCCCTCGTGGTGTGCAATTGACGCCTTCGGCTATTCGTGACATCGACGGCAATATTATTTACGGAAGCCCAGAAAATGATACGGTAACCATTTCATCTCGCTCATTGGGTGGTAACGCCATGATCTTAGGGGGAGTGGAGCTTATTGTACCTACACCGTTTGTGGAAGCTGACTTCGATAACTCAGTACGCACAAGCTTATTTATTGACGTAGGTAACGTTTGGGATACTGAATTTAGGTATGACAGGTACAAAGATCTAACCCTTAATCAACAATTTAATAATGATCCGCTGGAAGATTACAGTGATTATAAGTTGTATAGAGCTTCAGGTGGTCTTTCTGTACAATGGTTGTCACCTATGGGACCTATGGTATTCAGCTTCTCTAAAGCGATTGAATCAAGAGAAGGGGATGACACGAAGTTTTTCTCTTTTAACATTGGTCAAACATTCTAA
- the lpxD gene encoding UDP-3-O-(3-hydroxymyristoyl)glucosamine N-acyltransferase — protein sequence MKQIVSLQQLADKIGATLHLAQNDSADTKIHSLSTLASAANGQISFLSNSRYRSQLEKTAATAVILKSEDLSHCQCSALVMDNPYVGFALAAQLLDSTPRSADGISPLAVIADDVELGNNVSIGAHAVIESGVKLADNVQIGPGCFIGKDVSVGANTKLWANVTLYHRVVLGQDCLIQSATVIGADGFGYANDKGRWVKIPQLGTVILGDRVEVGASSTIDRGALDDTIIGDGVIIDNQCQVAHNVIIGENTAIAGCTVVAGSVTIGRNCTIGGMVAINGHMEICDNVYITGMSMVTKAIDKPGVYSSGMPAIENREWRKNAVALRNLSTLNQRVKTLEKSHLK from the coding sequence TTGAAGCAAATAGTTAGCTTGCAGCAATTAGCTGATAAAATTGGTGCCACGTTACATTTAGCGCAAAACGATAGTGCTGATACAAAAATTCATTCACTATCTACTTTGGCATCTGCGGCCAATGGTCAGATTTCATTTTTGTCGAATAGTCGGTATCGTAGCCAGCTTGAAAAAACGGCCGCTACGGCCGTTATTTTAAAATCCGAAGATTTATCGCATTGTCAGTGCTCAGCATTAGTGATGGACAATCCCTATGTTGGGTTTGCACTCGCAGCACAATTACTTGACTCTACTCCTCGTTCGGCCGATGGCATATCACCTTTAGCAGTGATTGCTGACGATGTTGAATTGGGTAATAACGTTAGTATTGGCGCGCATGCCGTTATTGAATCGGGTGTTAAGCTAGCAGATAACGTACAAATTGGCCCAGGCTGTTTTATTGGTAAAGACGTAAGTGTTGGCGCCAATACTAAGCTGTGGGCAAATGTCACTCTGTATCATCGCGTTGTACTAGGGCAAGATTGTTTGATTCAGTCTGCTACTGTTATTGGTGCTGATGGCTTCGGTTATGCAAATGACAAAGGCCGTTGGGTTAAAATACCGCAATTGGGTACGGTTATCTTAGGAGACCGTGTCGAGGTAGGTGCCAGTAGTACGATAGACCGAGGTGCACTTGATGACACCATAATAGGTGATGGTGTCATTATCGATAATCAATGCCAAGTGGCGCACAATGTGATTATTGGTGAGAACACTGCTATCGCTGGATGCACAGTTGTCGCCGGAAGTGTTACTATTGGCCGCAATTGTACGATTGGTGGCATGGTGGCAATTAACGGACATATGGAAATTTGTGATAACGTTTATATTACGGGAATGAGTATGGTGACTAAAGCCATAGACAAACCCGGCGTTTACTCTTCCGGAATGCCCGCTATTGAAAACCGAGAGTGGCGAAAAAATGCAGTGGCGTTGCGTAACCTTAGCACCCTCAATCAGCGTGTCAAAACACTCGAAAAATCGCATTTAAAATAA